In one Pseudodesulfovibrio tunisiensis genomic region, the following are encoded:
- a CDS encoding UPF0280 family protein: protein MTRRHLSQDRTYREMVRPGTDEVRFQVAVEQTDLLVVAETDLSVEISSFVTRVRGDIKNWILFHPQFLESLVPVPVPDSAPEIVRCMARAAEICGVGPMAAVAGAVSQAVADEFVSRSPNILIENGGDTYLHSTHERVVALLPEPESGAMMGLRIEKDGFPASICASSATIGHSLSLGHGDLVAVRARSGAFADAAATHLCNMLGSAADLGPVLERTRQLADKGLQGIFAQCNGKLAAWGELELVALG from the coding sequence ATGACCCGCCGCCATCTGTCACAGGATCGCACGTACCGGGAAATGGTGCGCCCCGGCACGGACGAGGTCCGGTTTCAGGTCGCCGTGGAGCAGACCGATCTGCTCGTGGTGGCCGAAACCGACCTGTCTGTGGAAATTTCGTCCTTCGTCACCCGCGTGCGCGGGGACATCAAGAACTGGATTCTCTTTCATCCCCAATTTCTGGAAAGCCTTGTCCCGGTTCCGGTTCCGGATTCGGCACCGGAAATCGTGCGTTGCATGGCCCGGGCTGCGGAAATCTGTGGCGTGGGCCCAATGGCCGCAGTGGCCGGGGCAGTGTCGCAGGCCGTGGCCGACGAATTTGTTTCCCGATCCCCGAACATCCTGATCGAAAACGGCGGGGACACCTATCTGCATTCCACGCATGAACGCGTGGTGGCCCTGCTGCCCGAACCCGAATCCGGGGCCATGATGGGGCTGCGCATCGAGAAGGACGGCTTCCCCGCCTCCATCTGCGCCTCGTCCGCCACGATCGGCCATTCCCTGAGTCTCGGACATGGCGATCTCGTGGCTGTGCGTGCCCGGTCCGGGGCGTTTGCCGATGCTGCTGCCACTCATCTGTGCAACATGCTTGGTTCTGCCGCTGATCTCGGACCCGTCCTCGAACGCACCCGGCAACTTGCCGACAAGGGACTTCAGGGAATCTTCGCCCAGTGCAACGGCAAGCTTGCCGCATGGGGCGAACTGGAACTCGTCGCGCTGGGGTGA
- a CDS encoding MTH1187 family thiamine-binding protein: MSVLAALSIFPTNQPGTSLSPYVARVLNVIAASGLPHELGPMSTSIEGEWDEVMQVVTACFRELEPDCDRVYMTMSIDYRADRTDGLNRKVASVRAKQASGK, from the coding sequence ATGAGCGTGCTTGCCGCCCTTTCCATCTTTCCAACGAACCAGCCCGGCACCTCTCTCAGCCCGTATGTAGCTCGTGTTCTGAACGTGATCGCCGCCTCCGGCCTGCCCCACGAACTCGGCCCCATGAGCACCAGCATCGAAGGCGAATGGGACGAGGTCATGCAGGTCGTCACCGCCTGTTTCCGCGAGCTGGAACCGGACTGCGACCGCGTCTACATGACCATGAGCATCGACTATCGCGCCGACCGCACGGACGGACTGAACAGAAAGGTCGCCAGTGTCCGTGCAAAACAGGCGTCCGGGAAATAA
- a CDS encoding radical SAM/SPASM domain-containing protein, whose amino-acid sequence MGVYYMPAEGDGRVEQLLHWYKTRERPRPSFPRAIQIQTTSRCNARCLFCGYMDIHKTLPMGDMDDDLFRKIADECCNHYVGRISTYLMNEPLVDPKQAERIAYIEARRKPFTKTKINSNGALLTPDVSEGLIDAKLRHLWVSVQGYSQESYKKSMGLSLTRVLDNIDAFLDIRDRKGAKFPKLTVTTLRTKLVEDELEYAAKYWADRNVRFKIHTMDNRSGKDEIKEIAVSKPKLRRNCDLFLKQAYILYNGDMILCCHDWKRTVVLGNVREHSIEEVWNSPRFLQVIREYEAGDYTNCEICRTCTG is encoded by the coding sequence ATGGGTGTCTACTATATGCCTGCCGAGGGCGACGGTCGAGTCGAACAATTGCTCCACTGGTACAAGACCAGGGAACGCCCCCGCCCGTCCTTTCCTCGGGCCATCCAGATCCAGACCACGAGCCGTTGCAATGCCCGGTGCCTGTTCTGCGGGTACATGGACATCCACAAGACCCTGCCCATGGGCGACATGGACGACGATCTCTTCAGGAAGATCGCGGACGAATGCTGCAATCATTACGTGGGCCGCATTTCCACCTATCTGATGAACGAGCCGCTCGTGGACCCCAAGCAGGCCGAGCGCATCGCGTACATCGAGGCGCGCAGAAAGCCGTTCACCAAGACCAAGATCAACAGCAACGGCGCCCTGCTCACCCCGGATGTGAGCGAGGGCCTGATCGATGCCAAGCTGCGCCATCTCTGGGTCAGCGTGCAGGGATATTCGCAGGAAAGCTACAAGAAGAGCATGGGCCTGTCCCTGACTCGCGTGCTGGACAATATCGACGCGTTTCTGGACATTCGGGACAGGAAGGGCGCGAAATTTCCCAAGCTGACCGTAACCACTCTGCGCACCAAGCTGGTGGAGGACGAGCTGGAATACGCCGCAAAATATTGGGCCGACCGCAACGTGCGGTTCAAGATTCACACCATGGACAACCGTTCTGGCAAGGACGAGATCAAGGAAATCGCGGTGAGCAAGCCCAAGTTGCGCCGCAATTGCGATCTGTTCCTGAAGCAGGCGTACATCCTTTATAATGGAGACATGATCCTCTGCTGCCACGACTGGAAGCGGACCGTGGTGCTCGGCAACGTGCGCGAGCATTCCATCGAGGAAGTCTGGAATTCTCCCCGGTTCCTGCAAGTGATTCGCGAGTACGAAGCCGGTGACTATACCAACTGCGAGATCTGTCGGACCTGCACCGGCTAG
- a CDS encoding Crp/Fnr family transcriptional regulator: MSIIQQPSLQMKRVSHGNFLMKNVLKHNVVFNEGTKGDAAYILTDGRIEISGIVDGNKKVFAILSPISLFGEMALFLEDQTRTATAIALEDSKVIVVTKDDLDESMREMPQVISSILTVLVSRLKTTTKKAMRVPSIPMGMVRILQLFAVNDTTEVRYDTAVRLIAEAFVTNPETIERYLHGLAQQNFIAIGRDEHDTRIIRILERDLLNAVLKQKK, from the coding sequence ATGTCCATCATCCAGCAGCCGTCGCTTCAGATGAAACGCGTTTCCCACGGAAATTTTCTCATGAAGAACGTGCTCAAGCACAACGTGGTCTTCAACGAGGGAACCAAAGGCGACGCAGCCTACATCCTGACGGATGGCAGGATCGAAATCTCCGGCATCGTGGATGGCAACAAGAAGGTCTTCGCCATCCTCTCCCCCATCTCCCTTTTCGGAGAAATGGCGCTCTTTCTCGAAGATCAGACCCGCACCGCCACGGCCATTGCTCTGGAGGACTCCAAGGTCATCGTGGTCACCAAGGACGATCTCGACGAGTCCATGCGCGAAATGCCGCAGGTCATCTCCTCCATTCTCACCGTACTCGTCAGCCGCCTCAAGACCACCACGAAGAAGGCCATGCGCGTGCCCAGCATTCCCATGGGCATGGTGCGCATCCTCCAGCTCTTTGCCGTGAACGACACCACCGAGGTGCGCTATGACACGGCCGTGCGGCTCATCGCCGAAGCCTTTGTCACCAACCCGGAAACCATCGAACGCTATCTGCACGGGCTGGCACAGCAGAATTTCATCGCCATCGGCCGCGACGAGCACGACACCCGCATCATCCGCATTCTCGAACGCGATCTGCTCAACGCCGTGCTCAAACAGAAGAAATAG